DNA sequence from the Lodderomyces elongisporus chromosome 5, complete sequence genome:
ATAAGCTTATGGTGGACCATTTTTATGCTAAATAATATGaattagtttttttttttctattttttttttttggatctTTCTAtctttattattgttttctatGTAATTCTGTTTTAACTCATTAAGAAAATTTCAagcaaaattaaacaatGTTTTAACCTTGATCAATTCGATTTACCTCATAATGACAGTTGAAGAGCATTCATTGTTACAAGTAAAAATATGAAACATTACTATTATTTAAAACAGCACTTTTACGCATTTTCTTGCAATAGCTTTTAAAGCTGATATATGCAACAAAgatcaaaatttttttttttttcttttataaaTTCTTTTGTAGTAGAGACTTTTATACCTTTCAACCATTCAACCCTTTCGTTTGAAATTGTGTTTGAAAACAAGGaatgaaggaaaagagagagtgagaaaaaaaaatacgcGTTTGTgacaaataaaagaagaacgaaaaataaataaataaatcaacaaaaaagaaacccgaaaaaaaaacgtaATAAGATAGAATTGTGGACTGATGAAGATATAGTTGATCCTAGTTGTTTTCAACTAAGCTGAACTAATCAAAAACTTATACTAtggtagaaaaaaaaaagttaatGGTTTTCAGATCTGACAATAATATCTTCCTTCTTGAAACGTATACGTTAGCTATTATAATCGATACTTGTGATTACGGGAGGCTTCAAACGCATAGATTATTATTTTGATGaagataaaataaataaataaagtaaataaaataaaataataaaataaaataaaaataattaaaaaaaaattaataattaaaaatagAGCAAACGTGGAGACAGAAAAAGCGTGAGACTCAAAAAGATCTGATCTGAATCTCAAACTTTACCAATTAAaaccatcttcttcatccaaagaaagaaacatcttataaaacaaaacatttctttttctgtctttctttctttttcttattttttttttcttcttttccgtTTTCGTTTTGGCTTCTAATCAAGATTACTCACTGTATTATCCATGTCACGACAGAGACAACATAGCAATAATCCCTATGACACTGACAGCGAGGAGGAATCCTTGATTGAAGCATTTGAAACCACACTCAGCATCAGACCCAGTACCACGGATTATGAAGACGATATCTCCATTGACCATACAGTATTACCTAATACTACGATCAACTATACACACGACCTTTCCAGCATCGTAGATATCGAAGAACTCGAAGAGAATGAGCAGATCTCGGAGCAGATtccaaaattcaaaacTAATAGACGATATAGTCTCTTACCTCGATTGACAGCATACAAAAAGACTGGATCTCCTGGCCTTGAGGAGTATtacaatcaacaaaaacttGACCCCAAGTTTGATGAAATTTTAAAACCCAACCCGCTATTGGATGAAAAGTTGATCAAATACCATCATACTTTTAGTGACTTTATTGCATCAAATCCACACATCAATACAGAATCGCCACGATTTAGCTTGGAATCGGAGAAAACGTTGATCATATTATCGCCATACTCACCTGAACATGCATTTGGCAGGAAATGGGTTACCAAGACGTATTTGTCCACAATTTTCGAGCGTCCTCAACGATTATTAGCAAGTTGTATTGGTGTTGCTTCAGCAATCACAATGTACCCTTTCTATTACAAACTTATCAACTCGACTAAACGgtcatcaattttttcttcacaTGTTAGGAAAATTCATGGACGCAACTGGCCCAAGAAACTTTTTGAATTGTGTTTGGAAAGCCATGACAAATTGGAAAACGACGAGTTGGAAGTGCCCAAGGATTGGAACACTGGTGACATTTACTTAACTCCAAAGACAATAAACGCAATTGAAGGTGTTATTGGAACGATCGAAACTGCAGTAGATCAACTATTTAAGCAATCTACAACGTCGTCAGCGGCATCAGCATCGGCATCGGCATCGGGATTGGCAACGGCAACggcaacatcaacatcaacagcaaTGGCGGCAGAACCCTTGTCTTCTAAAAGCACCACCTCCACCACCGCcgccaacaacaacaataatataGGTTTGAATGGAGGatcaagcaaaaagaaacccAACCACAATTTGGCATTTGTTGTGATTCGTCCACCGGGACACCATAGCCACGCCTGTTTACCTAGTGgattttgtcttttgaaCAATGTCCAAATTGGGATAGAATATGCATTTGAAACGTATGGTGTGACTCACTGTGCAATATTGGATATTGATCTACACCACGGTGATGGATCACAGGATATATGTTGGGAAAGAGGTGGGTTCACAGGTGATTATGGGCAACAAGATGAGGATGAGATTGTGGACCCTAGTCTAAACCCACGAGACGATTATGGCAAGAGGTTTGCAACGTATCCAAAAGTTGGCTATTTCTCATTGCATGATATCAAGTCCTACCCTACGGAGCTTGGTTTCGCAACCAAGGAGAACATCAAAAATGCATCAACTTGTATAATGGATCATGACTTGAATATCTGGAATGTCCACTTACAGTCATGGGCCAGTGAAGATGAGTTTTACAAGCATTATCTGACGAAATACGTTGCCATTCTTAATAGGGCAAACCAGTTCTTGAATAACtcaaagaaacaatatgAAGAAGAGTACCAGGAATACCTCGTGCAACTTGCCAAATACAACAAGATGCTTACTAAACCAAAGCACTTGTTGTCTAATAATGACTTGAAGCTTCAAAAGCCTACGCCTCCGCCTCCATACAAGCCACTAATTATAATTTCTGCTGGGTTTGATGCTTCTGAATACGAGAATCCACAAATGCAAAGACATGGGATCAATGTGCCCACCTCCTTTTATGCCAACTTTACACGTGATGTGGTCAAACTAGCCAAACTACAAACTGGTGGTAAAGTTATATCATTTCTTGAGGGTGGTTATTCTGATGGTGCATTATCCACCGGAATTTTTTCGCATCTCATTGGGTTAAATAATGATGACGACTTGGCTTGGAATCATTCGTGGGGTTCAGAACAGGTTGTCAAGGAGTTGTGTAAAGGATGCAAGAAGAATTGGACCCCGTATAAGCATCCAAAAACAGATATCACAATCTGGGCTAACGAGGTGATCAAGTTGGGCAGATCGATGATGCCTAATGCCATATTACCGGCAAATTACATTTATAGAGATGCATCAAAAGATAATGGTGGAACTGGTGGAGTTGGCGGAGACACAAAGCCAGTGAATAGAATGGTGAAAGGGTTGATGGATGCAAGAGGAAGCATGGGGATTATTGAGAGTCCCAAACTAAAGAGGGAGAAGCAAGAGACTGGTTTTGGTGgaagtggtggtggagtAGATGGAGGGTCGAGTGTAGCAGGAAATGTCAGACATACGAGATCCTACTACAAGCGTGTTGGTGGTTGAGCATTTGGTTATGAggatatatgtatatgttatAACATGCATAtatgcatatatatatatatatatcaataataatatagTTAGCATTGAATTTAATAATAGACATCTACAGCTTTGAATAGACATAAACTACCTTATGCATATATTTCTCATTACGGTTGAATATAATTTTGAAGCTCCtaattaaattttttgctCCAATAGTTTCCCTCTGACGTTTCTTGATCGTATATGCCCTCTTTGGGTAATTATAAATATTTCGGTCAGAATtaggaaaataaataataaaatggAAAAACATCTGTCTTAGCCTGCATTAAGTGTAGACTATGCCAGACGGCACAGCACAGCACAGCGCAGCACAGCACGTTGTGTTAAATGgcgtttttattttttttatttttttttatttcttttaacAAGTGGTTTCTTCTtacctctctctctctctctccctctccttCATTTATAACCCGCACGGACCGATTTGGGGTATCTTTGAGCCCGTGAGTCCCACGAGCCAGTGCaagaatcaaaacaaaaagcagGAGCTTACGGCGCAGTGGTATTATTCATGCATGTATTTATAAAactacaaaacaaacaaaattttttatctCAATCTAGTGATTGAtggttattattgttttttttttttttaatatttgaCCAACCATCCATAATCCCTTTGCTTAAATAAGAATATGCATGAAAGAGGTTACTAACCGATGGACGTGATGAGCATAATTATGGCAACATTTGTATTATTCATGAAGACTTTTTTTGGCCTATTAGAGGAAATTTTACAAACGAATTAGGAAATCCTATAGGATGACACCATTTAGGTAAGTATATATTACGTTTCAtatccccccccccccccccccacaaAATAAAgggaacaaaacaatagaagaatgaaaaaggaaaaaggaaaaaataaacaacagaacaaatggaaattacaaacaaataaaaggaaaagaagagagataGTGAGCttagaaagagaaaagaagactCCATATGTTGAGGAGTGTTTAATGTGGCCTATGGATGAAATAGACGGaatcttcttcctccaatttgtttgtgtttttctctttcttttatttgctTTTATTCATTAACTACATTTTCTAACTATATATGGCAGATGCTTGATTCTCAATGATGACACGaaatgtctttttttttctcgtTTCTTTGGGGTATAGTTGGTAGCATATAGATGGTTGaatagatagatagatagattGATAATACGTACTGTTTCACACGCACAAGTACTAGAAATAACGCtgtagtagtaataataataataataatagtaataataataatagtactAGTCTTAGTAGTcttagtagtggtagtacaAATAACTGTTGTAATACTAGGAGACACTATGCGAATGTTTGTGTGAATAATATTtataataacaacagccattataatatatttatttttacaaCATCTTTTCTTGCAAAAACTTCAATTCTCCTTCCTTCTACTGCAACATTCAAACACAGGACATCACACATCAGTTGTCAGCCGCCAGTTTTCAGTCATTGGACAATCTAAGTAATCTATACAAGAACAAGGattgtttgaaaagaaCCTGTGGTCTatcgttttcattttatctttctttttttttttttttattcattgttttatttttttattacatcttttttgaattttggtTCACCTATTCGTTTTCTCCACCCtctccccctttttttttccccttgtTGTTCGCTATTCAATTACAATGCAAGTTGCTAGCCATAACTATACTTCATCTCCATCTTACACCTCCTCTACTACTTTGGATATGGAACAACTGACAAGCAGGTCCTCCCACAATAccaataatgataatgaaaaGCGTCACCACCTCATCGATCAGGTGAGCAAATCTCATACATCCAAAAACGATCAAAGGGACCTGACCACCAAATCAcgaaaagatgaagatatACCACCATCACATCCGAAATTCGACCGTTCCAAATTATCAGACAAGGAGTATATTGGACAGTTGctatttgaaaataaggAACTAAGGTATCTCATCGAATCACAAGAAAGGACCATCAAGCacctacaacaacaattgaagGTTCACACTCAATTCTCAAACACAAGTACAACTAATGAAGCTACGCCCAAGACTAGAAACGGAAATCACTTGAACTCCAACCTAAACACGTCAAACAATttaaagcaacaacaacaacaacaacaacaacaacaacgcgACAACTTTGAGCTGCCTCTTTCACTGTCCGCATCGCTGTCTCCCATACTGTCACCAGTATTGGATGCACCTATTGACTCTACATCAATTGCTGCATTGGTCCCCACGCCTTTGCACAAGAGCGGTTCTCCCACACGGCGATCCAGATCTGCATCATTAGCCAATAAGATGCAATCACTTggagaagatgaaaataaaaaatccGTTTCAACCACACCTATACAACACCACCAAACAATGTCAGATAAGGATGAAGAACCGGCTGTAAAAAGTCCTTACGAAATACCAACAAGATCAGTACTTAGAAGTAGAGACGTTCCAGGCCAAGAAAAAGATCACAATAGAGgtaaggaaaaagaaaaagaaaaagaaaaggagaatgATAAACAGCCTTTATTGTCTTCAGCACAATCAGCATCATATTCTACCCTTCCCAACTCTACATCAAGCAATAGCAACCTATCTTCGAATGTCAGTAGCCACTTATCTTCAGGTCGGGGAGAACGTGAAAAGCTAGACACAGAATCGACATATTATGCGTATGGTAACGCATATAATGATGAACACGATCAAGATGATACTCCAGATACGACTAGACAACTGAATACATCCGATGGAAATATAATCCATTCGGGTAATGTCACCATTGACTCAAGTACGAGGACCGATGATGCATATGAAATGAACAATCAACACGTGCGTGGCTTGGACGTTGCAAAGCTTCGATCTCATGCATCTTCAGCCGCTAGTGAAAAGATctataaagaaaacaaacattTGGCCCGAAGCACCAGCAGTATAGGATCAACTTATAAATCATCGAGGATCAAACCACCCGCAAGCGCCTCAAAAACATCAACCATGAAtagcaataataataatcataatcctaacaacaacaatagtatTATTAACAGCCCAGGTAACATCAACAGTCCAGTTGAATTGGCACCTCCAACGTCCTTGAAATTGGCCTTGGGTGACAGAACTGGCTCAAGGACAGACACTTCTCCATCAGCAGGTCCAGTCCCTAGCTCAGTATCAGCTTCTGCTTACAATTCACCCCTCCCTCCCCTTCCAACTTCTCAAAGTCAAAACAGTGTCGGGATTGGATATTTGGATTCAAGCAAGGACgcatcaacaactttaGACACACTAAGCGATACGAAACTTGATACTTTTCAATCACCAAGCTCCAAATTTGACGACCCAAATGGTCAGTTACCCTCTCCCGGTATTGGATATGATAAGTTTGACAACCAGGCAACGAATAATACTCAGACTCTGAATAACACTAATAATTTATCTATTCAAGGATTGGGGTTGGCGCCACCTTACAATATTCAGCTGCAAACAATCAATTACACAACTCCTCATCAAACACCACCAATAAATGATGTCAAGAGCAGTGTAAGTGCATCTTTCACTAGTCCCCGTACCCCTGCTTTTAGCTTTAATGTGTTGAATACTCCAAAAACAGACTTGGACGAGTCATCCTTGTTTATTAAGCCAGATGAGTTTCAAACTATATTTATCAAAGTAGTAAGTACGATACATATTAATGCAGCAACGAATCAAGCCTTGAAAAAAGCTGATGATCCAAATCTCACCATTACAATCAATGACCGAGAAACTAATAAGGAGATGTGGAGGATTCGAAAGACACATTCGCAATTATGTGCATTTGATGCCGAAATCAGACCCATTGTTGAGTATTTCGGGTTGGCCTCGCTACCTGATAAGGCTAGCTTTATGT
Encoded proteins:
- the HOS3 gene encoding histone deacetylase, producing the protein MSRQRQHSNNPYDTDSEEESLIEAFETTLSIRPSTTDYEDDISIDHTVLPNTTINYTHDLSSIVDIEELEENEQISEQIPKFKTNRRYSLLPRLTAYKKTGSPGLEEYYNQQKLDPKFDEILKPNPLLDEKLIKYHHTFSDFIASNPHINTESPRFSLESEKTLIILSPYSPEHAFGRKWVTKTYLSTIFERPQRLLASCIGVASAITMYPFYYKLINSTKRSSIFSSHVRKIHGRNWPKKLFELCLESHDKLENDELEVPKDWNTGDIYLTPKTINAIEGVIGTIETAVDQLFKQSTTSSAASASASASGLATATATSTSTAMAAEPLSSKSTTSTTAANNNNNIGLNGGSSKKKPNHNLAFVVIRPPGHHSHACLPSGFCLLNNVQIGIEYAFETYGVTHCAILDIDLHHGDGSQDICWERGGFTGDYGQQDEDEIVDPSLNPRDDYGKRFATYPKVGYFSLHDIKSYPTELGFATKENIKNASTCIMDHDLNIWNVHLQSWASEDEFYKHYSTKYVAILNRANQFLNNSKKQYEEEYQEYLVQLAKYNKMLTKPKHLLSNNDLKLQKPTPPPPYKPLIIISAGFDASEYENPQMQRHGINVPTSFYANFTRDVVKLAKLQTGGKVISFLEGGYSDGALSTGIFSHLIGLNNDDDLAWNHSWGSEQVVKELCKGCKKNWTPYKHPKTDITIWANEVIKLGRSMMPNAILPANYIYRDASKDNGGTGGVGGDTKPVNRMVKGLMDARGSMGIIESPKLKREKQETGFGGSGGGVDGGSSVAGNVRHTRSYYKRVGG
- the BEM3 gene encoding Rho GTPase activating protein; amino-acid sequence: MQVASHNYTSSPSYTSSTTLDMEQSTSRSSHNTNNDNEKRHHLIDQVSKSHTSKNDQRDSTTKSRKDEDIPPSHPKFDRSKLSDKEYIGQLLFENKELRYLIESQERTIKHLQQQLKVHTQFSNTSTTNEATPKTRNGNHLNSNLNTSNNLKQQQQQQQQQQRDNFESPLSSSASSSPISSPVLDAPIDSTSIAALVPTPLHKSGSPTRRSRSASLANKMQSLGEDENKKSVSTTPIQHHQTMSDKDEEPAVKSPYEIPTRSVLRSRDVPGQEKDHNRGKEKEKEKEKENDKQPLLSSAQSASYSTLPNSTSSNSNLSSNVSSHLSSGRGEREKLDTESTYYAYGNAYNDEHDQDDTPDTTRQSNTSDGNIIHSGNVTIDSSTRTDDAYEMNNQHVRGLDVAKLRSHASSAASEKIYKENKHLARSTSSIGSTYKSSRIKPPASASKTSTMNSNNNNHNPNNNNSIINSPGNINSPVELAPPTSLKLALGDRTGSRTDTSPSAGPVPSSVSASAYNSPLPPLPTSQSQNSVGIGYLDSSKDASTTLDTLSDTKLDTFQSPSSKFDDPNGQLPSPGIGYDKFDNQATNNTQTSNNTNNLSIQGLGLAPPYNIQSQTINYTTPHQTPPINDVKSSVSASFTSPRTPAFSFNVLNTPKTDLDESSLFIKPDEFQTIFIKVVSTIHINAATNQALKKADDPNLTITINDRETNKEMWRIRKTHSQLCAFDAEIRPIVEYFGLASLPDKASFMSTTPSKIETRRSILQNYFNSIFLMPHIPHIILYKICLFLSLDFVNPLDDYKSGSRKEGYLVRRYKGLGNSWKVRWCQIEGNALEIYSFPGGPLQEQIPLRNAQIGRQATDSVADDKGYRHAFLIMESTKASKLHTTTNKHFFCAETDEERDDWVTALIEFTEPSTDSPDASPQNFNTYQDAMTPSDSGKYSYDSYGNSINSGNNNSNNNNNNSNAMQEAPSSSSGSYLSIDQSSTQTSTSIEEQAKKMKKRSYFSFRNRTSSIPEEHNQQQPPLPPPPQPSQSIHSNQQQSQSQPVVYQQPSLSQPPSASYIHSPSKNFQLQTQSQPQTPNHDTSNSMRQYLDNMQLGEDLTRAVFGRDVEVAYELSNSEYMGKSIPSICFRCLDYLNKTGAVFEEGIFRLSGSASAIRQLKEAFNREYDLDLFKSPLKPDIHTVSGLFKLYLRELPNPILGSQTYDKLNTIIMNNANKIPPSQIAMLFRDYLNDPLQMDKIHYDLCYVIFKFLRQVISQNQINRMNLRNLCIVFVPTLNLSLEVLSTILIDFECIFENGKPISDSNREVLDLQIPNF